In Mobula birostris isolate sMobBir1 chromosome 2, sMobBir1.hap1, whole genome shotgun sequence, the genomic stretch TTCTTCACTACCTTGTCGGTACTTTGCAGCCAACCCAGGAATTCCTTAATGCCACAGTCGCAGACAAAGGGGTTATCCCGGAGGTCGACTCGAAGCTGGGGCTGGCTGTTCAGTTCGGCTAACGTGCCATTTCCCACCGTCTTGAGCGCATTGAATCGCAGGTCGAGCATCTGCAGGTTTAAGTCTTGGAAAGTGTCCCTGAAGACAACGAATGAATTATTCCTCAGATCCAATTGCCTTAGGCTGGTTAAGTGGGAGAAAGTGCGAGCGGGCAAGTAGAAGAGATCGTTGTCGGACAGCTTGAGGGTCTCCAGGTTGGCGAGGCTGCCGTTCTGGAGCAGCTCGGAGACTTGCTCCACCATCGAACCGTTGAACAGCGCCCGGCTCAGGTTGAGGTCCCGCAGGCTGTGGGCACCTCCTCCGCTGCCGAAAGCCTCCGGGTGTAGCGTGGAGATTCGGTTGTTGCTGAGGTCCAGCTGCGTCAAACTGGGCATGGAAGCGAACGCCAGGGCCTCGATGGTTTCGATCTTGTTGCCGCTCAGGCAGAGGGTGGTCAGGTGTTCCAGAGACTGGCCGAATGCCCCGGCGTTGAGAGTAGAGATGCCGTTGCCCGTGATGAAGAGCTTCCTGACGCCGGCCGGGATGCCGCTCGGGATGGCGCTCAGTTCCTGGTTAATGCACTTCACCGTCTTCGCCGGCTCGGAGCATTCGCAAAGCCTCGGGCAGGGGTCGGAGGAGCCGACGCAAGCCAAGCCCACGAACAGGAGCAGCGCCAGTGTCAGGGGCGTGATGAACCGAGCCGGGACACACACTCTCACGCTGTTGCAACGGCCTAAAGTTTGTACTGAGCTGGACCCAGTCATGGTATCGCTGACTTCCCCCAATCCAGGCTTTCAACTTCCTTACAAAACCACGCTGGGAGGGAGAGAGCCAGAAACCGTTGGGAAGCTGGGAAGGGAAAAATGGGGGTGGGGTAAGAGGTTTGTGGGGTCGGGGGCTGCAGCCGAGAGCCGTGTGATATGTCTTCGCAGGATGGTGCGAATTAAAGCGAGCGGAAATCAAAGGCACCGGCCAGCATCGGACCTCCTCTCTCTctgagtgagtgagtgtatgtGTCTGTATGCGTGGTTTCAACTGGCTCCTGGCAGGAGAGCTTCATGAGCCCCACCCCCGAGCCCACTCTTCCTCACCTCGCTCGCTTCTTCTTCGCAAATCCCCTTGGAGAAAATGTTAACTTTTCGGCGCGTTGTACCCCGACTCCCGTGGGCGACAATTCCCGCCAGCTGGAAGTTTCATTTGGTTTAGTTTAAAGCGCTTCCGGGTGCGGGGCAGCAACGGGGGTTGAGAATAAACTCCAAAGGTCTCAGGCTACgtttttttaattttgtctctCGGTTTTATGGCTGAAGACCAAAAAGTACAAAACAAAATCAATCGCAAAGAAAAGTGATAGCCAAATCCAATCGCGAGAGTCGGTATCCCAAACCACCTCTTCTTCCTAGCCTAATGTTAACAGATTTCAACAATTTCTCTGCCAGTCGCTGCGAGAAAGGACATGATTCGCTGAGTTTCAGTAATAGCCGTGGTTCGGACTATTCGAGCAGAGTGGGGGGTGTTTACCGATCCCCACATCTCCGCCACAGGCTTTCGCACCGGAAGCAAGGAGGGCGTTTCTTTTCTGCTAGTGGGAAAAGTGAATGAATTATCAGATGCCTTATTAAATAACTGGAACTGCGCTGTTGCAATAACTGGAATCCGGTGCGGGCCTCTATTTTCGTAGCTTAATActatttatgaaaatcacaaatcAGTTTTTCGTGCTTATGCTCGCGTGTGTATGGAGGCGGTGAATTTATGAAAATGGGTAATGGTTACCTTTGTATTCCCCTGGTATAATAGGGCACCTattaaataataaaaggaagtactctTCCTTCAGGGCCAATGAAACTCCTGATCTTTTCGCACGCAGTTTCATAAACAGCATGGGTAGTGAGCAGCGTCAAGCTTCTTACATTTTGAAAACACAGAcctttatgtatatatatatttctggAGTATCACTTTCCCTTCAAGCGTCTGTTTATTTTATTCATGCAATTGGAATGAGTGCTTAGCTCCTAATTCAATAGATTACAGGTGCACGTTACGGATTCAGCTGCATATGCACTGTGGTAATCTGCTTGGTTCTTGTCCTGTGTCTCTTCCAGAAAACGGCATCGATTCTAATGAACATTCTGCTTTCGCTCGCGGTTCTCGTCATGAGATCGTCTGAATTACTTCATGGTTTGCTTTTGAAATGGGAGGTGGATCAAATCAAATGTTTCCCATCATACCTCCGCCTCTCCCGTCATAAAGTACAAAAAGTTTATGAATACAGTTCGTTTCTGTGCAGTCCGAGCCGTCTCCTGCCATGTTCCTAACCAGAACTCAAGAGAGTTTATAATATCCTGAAGAAATATCCATTTCGCGTTCGGCCAAACACATTATCTGGTCACTACAGGGCCGCGATTTGTTTGAAAACCCATTAGGCGCGAGCGTTTCCATGGAGGCAAAGATACAGCGGAGCTGCTAAGGTTGTTAAAACTTGCCGTGATGTctatagaaaattataaggcataGATCTACCCCAACATAAAAACGGGAATTATTACTATTAATTatgctttattattattattattattattatgtcgcCTCTTCTTCAAATCCATTTCGCTTTGTTTAGGCGGAGAGGTTGGAATATTTCATACATTGgactctttttgcattacttgttAGGTTAGGTGAGTGCGGTCCCAGCTGCAGTGTTCATGGCCCGTTTCATTAAAGTAATCTGGCTGTATTCTAGATGCTGCAAATTCCTCCGGTGAAAGCGGTGCTGGAGGGAAGGAGGTTTACTCCGGAGCTCTCAATAGATCGCTCATGTTCGTATGAAGTGATCTCCTGATAACATGCATTTATGTACAAAGTGAAAAGGGTGCGGGACTTAGGAGAGAAGATAAAAGAAAGCCGAGAGCACCTGTGAAGTTTTCTTTTATACTGGAAAGAAGTGCGTCTCCCGGGTTGTAATTGGCAGCTCTGTTTATATACGTACACAATGAAGAATTGGGTATGAGGTTCAGACGGAAGATGTATTAGCAATTTGATATTCGcgacatatgccaatgacattaaacctaattctgattctgaatcaaaaAGCAGTTTTATGTTGTAGACAGAGAATCTGTAGTGGTAGGATGTGTGCAGTTGTGGAAACTAAATTTCTGTTCTTATCACCGTAGCTAAGAAAATCGGGGATATCATGAGGATTTGTTTTTATCCAGTGAATTGTGAGTTAGAAAGAcggttcctaaaacattgatgaAAGCAAATTCAATGGTAATTTATAAAAGGGAAGGATTATAGAACCAAGAACAGTTCTGTTTGGATAATTCTTTCAAAGGGGCACCTTGGATGGCAGTTGCTTCCTTGTCGGACACTTCACTATTCCCTGACTCTCGGTTGTGGTTGTAGTTGTAGAACGGTGCCGCAGGAAGTCACACACAAACTGAGGATCGGGCTGTCTTTGAATTCAGCGAAGACAAATGGTCCCCCTAGAGGCGATGTTCGTTCTTTGTGGGATGAGTTAATTGAGACAGTCTCACTGCCCTCTCTGTCCTTGCACCCTCAGAGATCCAATAGCCTAAGGATAATTAATGAATGACCAAGTCAAGGAAACGGTACTTTCAAGAATTCATCTTCTCTATCTGTGAATTACAAGGAACTTACCCTGAGGCTATGTTAAAAATGCTTAAAGTACTTGGCGGTGCGAGACTCCGCCAGGTTACACGCACGCTTTACATGAGGCGTTTATGTTTTGTGCGCAATTTGCAGCGCTTATAAGGACTTCTGACACTGCCTTTTTCTTGCACCACACtgtatttctctccacagatttcATTTATGTTCTCTCTCTGGTCCACTGCTCTTACCTGTAACTATTCTACAAGTTATTCCTTTATACAACGTATGAGAAACGCACAAATGAAATCTCCCGAATAGCCTTAACATGCTAAAACTGACGCAAGGTCCCGATGAAAGAGTCTTGACTCAAAACTtcgattgtccatttccctccacggatAATGCCcgccctgcagagttcctccagcattatatttttgtgttgctccagattctcgcatctgcagtctctgtaaacaacaggaattctgcagatgctggaaattcaagcaacacacatcaaatttgctggtgaacgcagcaggtcaggcagcatctctaggaagaggcacagtcgacgtttcaggccgagacccttcgtcgggactaactgaaggaagagtgagtaagagatttgaaagttggagggggagggggagatccaaaatgataggagaagacaggagaggaagggatggagccaagagctggacagctgattggcaaaagggatatgagaggatcatgggacaggaggcccagggagaaggaaaagggggagggggagaaacccagaggatgggcaaggggtatagtcagagggacagagggagaaaaaggagagaaagagaaagaatgtgtgcatataaataaataacggatggggtacgagggggaggtggggcattagcggaagttagagaagtcaatgttcatgccatcaggttggaggctacccagacggaatataaggtgttgttcctccaacctgagtgtggcttcatctttacagtagaggaggccgtggatagacgtatcagaatgggaatgggatgtggaattaaaatgtgtggctactgggagatcctgctttctctggcggatagagcgtaggtgttcagcaaaacaatctcccagtctgcgtcgggtctcaccaatatatagaaggccacatcgggagcacccgaCACAGTATAAGTCAGGTGGGgtaatatactgcatctggtgctcctgatgtggccttttatatattggcgagacccgacgcagactgggagaccgctttgctgaacacctacgctctgtccaccagagaaagcaggatctcccagtggccacacattttaattccacatcccattcccattctgacatgtctaaccatggcctcctctactgtatagatgaagccacactcaggttggaggaacaacaccttatattccgtctgggtagcctccaacctgatggcataaacactgacttctctaacttccgctaatgccccacctcccccacgtaccccatccattatttatttatatacacacattctttctctctctctctctcctttttctccctctgtccctctgactataccccttgcctatcctctgggttttcccccctccccctttttcttctccctgggcctcctgtcccatgatcctctcatatcccttttgccaatcacctgtccagctcttagctccatcccttagctccatccctccccctcgtcttctcctatcattttcgatctccccctcctcctcccactttcaaatctcttactagctcttctttcagttagtcctgacaaagggtttcggcccgaaacgtcgactgtatcccttcctagagatgctgcctggcctgctgtgtctgCAGTCTTTGTGTCTGTTTTGCAGCTCTCTTTGCCTTATTTAAAAAATAATGTCAATGGTCTTTTATCCAAGtcttcccattctgatgaacCTGTGCTGTTCAGCATAAAGACAAATACTTTTATTTTGATTTGCAGAATCTTCTCACAACTGACCATGAACTACTTGGTCTATAGTTAGCTATTTTATCTTTAATTCTATTGGTTTGAAGGTCTCATTATCTTAAATCCTCTCGACTATAGCAGCCTAATGTGCATATTTAGGAAGAACTGGAACTTTTTGAATTAGTCCTGGGGCCAACATCTAGAAGTTGCCGAAGTCCAAAGGGCAAAGCTGAAGGTCGAAGTTCAGAGGTTGGGCAAGTCTGGAGAGAGAAGCTGGAAGATCAAAGATCGAAGTTGGCGAGTCTGCAGGTAAATGCCTGAAGGTTAAATCACCTGGTCTGGCTTGTCCAAAAGTTAAAGGCCCGATGTCTGTGCGTCCGGGCCGGGGACTGGGGGTTGGAGACCGAATATCAGCAAGTTTGAGGTCGAACGCCGAGGTCTAGAGGCTGGAGAAGGCCTGTCCTTGGGGTtgaaagggtgtgtgtgtgtgtgtgtgacagagagacagagagagagacagagagagagagagagagagagagagagagagactgttttGCTATTGTTTTATTTGTTGTTATTTTGTCCTTGTTGCAGTGTGTATAGTTCTGTTGaatattgtggacatgctatgttggtgctggaatgtgggCTGTCTCCAGCATATCCACGGCTCTGTTGgtttcactgtttgtttccatgtaaatgtgataaataaatccgaATCTTTTGATGTCCAGAGTACACTCCACTGGCGCTTCCTACTTTATATTCTGTGAATTCTGCAGTTTTTTGTCTTTGATCATCTTTCAATTAAGTTTAATTATCTTtcagatgatagtattgaatgattAGCATTAAATACAGTCATCCCCTTAAAATTAAtcgataagcttcaagaccttggcctcaatacctccttctgcaactggatacaCATGCAgaggagaatatattgactgccTGCATCATAGCCTGtctggaaataccaatgcccttgaatggacaatcctaaagaaagaagtagattcagcccagtccatcacagtaaaaccctcccaaccatggcAGCATATCTTTATGAAATACGgtagtaggaaagcagcatccatcatcaatgaccctGCCTCCACCCACAACATgctgtcttgctgttgccatcaggaagaaggtacaggagcctcagtttCAGGAACCACCATATTGAGGAAtacttattacccttcaactatcaggctcttgaacaaaagggggataacttcactcaacttcacttgcccatcattgaaatgttctcacaaccactGGACTCAGAATCTTCccgtcatgttctcaatatttatcactctttatttctatttgcatttgcacagtttgctttcttccagtttgcactctggttgaacgcccttgTTAgatggtctttcattgtttctgttatagttactattctgcagagttgttgagtatgccccacaataaaatgaagctcagggttgtGTGTAGTGACATATATGATCTTTGataatgaaatttactttgaactttgaagacccCAGCCAGTTCAGATTGGCGACAATATCCAACAGTATCCGCAATATCcaactgtcatggtctggtccgtaaagtccgtattccagttcacggtccagcccatggttccttattccagggtttctagttttccccagtttctgttgtaggcatatgattcttgttttggggctgagacataaatacctcagcaaaccagggattccctgctggactgttctgttccccACCTGTCTTTCCTCCctcacctgactctctgcctgctcacctagcctggataccccaCCTGTATTGCTGAAGTTttactgctggagcaagaccggAGACTTGTTAGATCaaaataaggaactgtcttttgttgtgtggaattgtctgtgtccatgccttcgcaaggtaggtccagccgtttgccgctacctagtgttgagaactgtctctgtgtccccgccttcgctaggtgggtctTGCTGTTTGCCaccaccttgtgttgggatctgtcttttcatgttcagcgttctgtgtatgagtcccgaccctatgtcctgttcccaaggaggggtcccaactctgtgttatgtgtatgagtcctggccctaagtCCTTTTCCCATGGAGggatcctggctctgtgttccgtgctccTGTCTCTTTTAGtccgtgctcctgaaggccctcatCCAGTCTGTGCCTAGTCCACTCCTATCCGAGTCCTGTtcatgtgcctttacctgtccttgtgaCTCGCCCTACcgagttcctcacccaagccatgtccagtcctgtagcctcgtcttgtcctggcctagttctggagtctgagcctgagacaagtcccaggttctgggtccttgcccagtctctgactcggagtccatatccaagcctcaagccgcaagaccccgagcctgtct encodes the following:
- the tpbg gene encoding trophoblast glycoprotein, encoding MTGSSSVQTLGRCNSVRVCVPARFITPLTLALLLFVGLACVGSSDPCPRLCECSEPAKTVKCINQELSAIPSGIPAGVRKLFITGNGISTLNAGAFGQSLEHLTTLCLSGNKIETIEALAFASMPSLTQLDLSNNRISTLHPEAFGSGGGAHSLRDLNLSRALFNGSMVEQVSELLQNGSLANLETLKLSDNDLFYLPARTFSHLTSLRQLDLRNNSFVVFRDTFQDLNLQMLDLRFNALKTVGNGTLAELNSQPQLRVDLRDNPFVCDCGIKEFLGWLQSTDKVVKKDNLLCASPESMENKPILQAGYSDLECSYQGDMESVLQTSYVFLGIVLALIGVIFMFVLYLNRKGIKKWLNNVRDACRDHMEGYHYRYEINSDPRLTNLSSNSDV